The Panthera leo isolate Ple1 chromosome D1, P.leo_Ple1_pat1.1, whole genome shotgun sequence region TCTTCTTCACTATGGTGGACCCCAATGGCAGTGAATCTAGTGCCACATATTTCATTCTAATAGGCCTTCCAGGCTTGGAAAAAGCTCAGTTCTGGTTGGCCTTCCCATTATGCTCCCTCTACCTTATTGCTGTGCTAGGTAACCTGACAGTCATCTGCATTGTGCGGACTGAGCACAGACTACATGAAcccatgtatatttttctttgcatgCTTTCTGGCCTTGACATACTTATCTCTACTTCATCTATGCCCAGAATGATGGCCATCTTCTGGTTCAATTCCACTACCATCCAGTTTGATGCTTGTCTTCTACAGATGTTTGCCATCCACTCCTTATCTGGCATGGAGTCCACTGTACTGCTGGCCATGGCCtttgaccgctatgtggccatttgTCACCCACTACGCCATGCCACTGTGCTAACATTGCCTCGTGTTACCAAGATTGGCATGGCTGCTGTGGTACGGGGTACTTCACTTATGGCACCCCTGCCTATCTTCATCAAACGGCTGCCTTTCTGCCGCTCCAACATTCTTTCCCATTCCTACTGCCTACACCAAGATGTCATGAAGCTGGCTTGTGCTGACATCCGTGTCAATATCATCTATGGCCTCATTGTCATCATCTCTGCCATTGGCCTGGACTCACTTCTCATCTCCTTGTCATATCTGCTTATCCTCAAGACTGTGTTGGGCTTGACACGTGAAGCCCAGGCAAAGGCATTTGGCACTTGTGTCTCTCATGTGTGTGCTGTTTTCATATTCTATGTACCTTTCATTGGGTTATCTATGGTACACCGCTTTGGGAAGCGGCATGACTCCCTCCTGCCCGTCATTATGGCCAACACCTACTTGCTTGTTCCTCCTGTGCTCAACCCTATTGTTTATGGAGTGAAGACAAAGGAGATCCGGCAGCGTATCCTTCGTCTTTTCCATGTGACCACCCATACTTCAGATCCCTAGGTGTCAGtgaaaatttcttttcctctcaaattTTTTCAATTCAGATTTTAATATCAACATTTTGGAAGacattattaggaaaaaaaaccttccctaatagaaacacaactgatacCTTCAAACAGGAAATTGGTTGGAGAATCTCTGTATGGATAGGGGCAGCAGAACCATACACTCCCAAtccctgtttttaaatattattttcactttataattctctttatataattattaaaacccTGAGATGGTTGTGGCTGGAGagctatttcttcccatttaacCATTTAGTCCAAATCTCTGCTTGCATTGATAGTCCACAGCATTTCTGAGATGAGAGTTGTACATCTAAGGGACATTGATCAAAAGTTAAGCATGGCaagagtaaaataaacacaaaagcacAATATAATCAGGTTATCTTGCTTGACACTATGATTTCTTCTTCAGAATCCCCAACTGTATTGGATCCCAGGAAAACAGATGTACCGggatttctttcttcaaaatgatctccacagagaataaataatttcttttattctagGAACCAGCTCTCAAGAGGAGGATTAGAGTAGAACCTTGAAAATACTACAGTTACCTACCTTAATGAAAGATGGCACACTCTGTTCTGAGCATTTTTACAGATCATGGATACTTTCCCTTCACTATCTTATCAGTGTTTTTATCTGGGTAGGAATATGATTAGTATCACCATTATACCAATGGGAAAATTGATACTTAATGGGGATCAGTGAATTATATGAAGTCACAAAAATTGTCTTTTGATATCCATATTGTGGGGAGGGACTGTTAGAGAAACCTTTGAGGTAGTGAGTTAGACTTTTCAAAAGTCTTGCATTTTTTTTAGGGGAGGTATTTAATTTCCTTCCTCACTCATTTAGTATTGCATATAGGAATTTCCTGTTAATGTTGCTGATGGCTTTAATTCCAATAGTTCCTTGTCCATTTGCCACCATACCTGGGTAGTAACAGCAGAGTGTGTTTGGGACATTCCCAAACAGTGGCTAGTTT contains the following coding sequences:
- the LOC122200798 gene encoding olfactory receptor 51E1, which produces MVDPNGSESSATYFILIGLPGLEKAQFWLAFPLCSLYLIAVLGNLTVICIVRTEHRLHEPMYIFLCMLSGLDILISTSSMPRMMAIFWFNSTTIQFDACLLQMFAIHSLSGMESTVLLAMAFDRYVAICHPLRHATVLTLPRVTKIGMAAVVRGTSLMAPLPIFIKRLPFCRSNILSHSYCLHQDVMKLACADIRVNIIYGLIVIISAIGLDSLLISLSYLLILKTVLGLTREAQAKAFGTCVSHVCAVFIFYVPFIGLSMVHRFGKRHDSLLPVIMANTYLLVPPVLNPIVYGVKTKEIRQRILRLFHVTTHTSDP